AGAACATTTAATACATCTTCTACAGGGTTTGGATAAATCTTAACGGATTTCACATCACTTTTTGCTTCAGAAACAGCCATTGTACCGGATACTGTAGCTTGTTTCACTGCATAAAATACATTTCCAATAGCCGACACTCTCAAGTGAATCGTCTTGCCTGCCAATGATGCCGGGATGAAAACACCCGCCGATCCGTTATTCGGAACTGATGCTGCAAGAGTATTCCAAGTGGCTCCACTATCTTCTGTATAATCAATTTTAACATTGGCTGCATTGTATGGAGCGACTGCAGTTCCGGAAACCGTCCATGTAATAGTAGAGTTCACATTCGGGTTAAGTGATGTTGTATTGACAGTAAATGCTGCTGCAGATCCTACTACAATAGTTTGTTCCGCATAAGCAGTTTGTGCCTGTCCTCCAGGTTTATTATCCCTTACTGTAACACGGAATTTTGTAGTTCTTGCCACAGTACTTGCTGCTTCAAAATCTGTTGTATTTTTTACCGCACCTCCTAACACTGTTTCCAGTTTAGGGAAATATCTTGTAGGAGTTGCTGTTGCAGGCCAAGATCTGAAACTTGCCCCAGATGTTGTATTACCTATAGCTGCTGCTCCATCTCCAGTACCTGATGCTTTACCGATACCATAACCTAATGAACTTGAATTAACTTGTTCCCAGTTGTATGACAAGACATCTCCATCAGGATCCGTAGCTGAAGCTGTTAAAACAAAAGCAGTCGATCTCGGAATAGTATACGTTGTTCCCATTGGCGTTACAACCGGTGCATTATTTGTGATTGGCGTTTCTACATCGGCTGTTACTGTTACAAGATTGGTCTGTACCTGATCAATACTTACGGAATGGAAATAAACATCAGAATGCTTTTGAACATCCGTATTTGGACTAGTAATTCCTGCATATCCCATAATGGTAGATCCAGATCCCGGTTCTACACAAACACCTGTTCCTTCATTATAACTGTATGTATGATTGTCTCCTAACTGATGCCCCATCTCGTGAGCTACAAAGTCAATATCAAAAGCATCTCCGCTCGGTGGTAATTGAACCGTACTATTCAGAACCCATGTTCCACTAGCATAATGATCAACTCCCGGAGAAGTATATCCGCTACCTTTATAATTTTGGGGAGAGTTCCCACAGCTAGGATCATTAAGCGTAGATACATCATTACTTCCTATACAACCAATACAGCCAGCATTCCCGCCGCCGCCTGAGGCACCAAATAAATGTCCGATATCAAAATCTGCATCCGTAACACCATAAGCTCCCCCATGTAATGTATTCATCAGCTCATAATTCCACTTACACATAAGATCGGAAATACTATAAGGATCAGTAGCAGCATTGGTAAAAATAAGATTAGGAGCATTAATTGCGTTAAGATGCACATTAAATTCTTTTTCAAATACACCATTTACTCTGGATAAGGTAGCATTGATTTGCGTTAAAGCACCTGATACCCCACCAAAATAAGCCGTATACTCTCCTGTTACAGACATTGCCAATCTAAGGGTATGAAAAGTTTTGTTACCTGATTTTGCTGCAGCTCCGGAATTCATCAGCTTCTGAATATTAGCAACAGCTTCTTTATCCTCTTTTGTACTACATACAAATGCATGCCCATTTTTGCTTGTCTTTCCATGTACAGAATAATAAGATTTGTCAGCGGTTGCTGGTTCTATAAATTCATATTTCCCATC
This genomic window from Chryseobacterium viscerum contains:
- a CDS encoding zinc-dependent metalloprotease, with amino-acid sequence MKTKLFCLPVLFLAISANAQWSRGLPEQKVIKRSDHSVYYKLDIDQIRTQLLRAPKIGEGTPITVSIPTLDGKIEKFTVNSFPVMDETLANKYQLGSYVGVGTDDPGKYIRFSVAPNDFQSMIIGADGKYEFIEPATADKSYYSVHGKTSKNGHAFVCSTKEDKEAVANIQKLMNSGAAAKSGNKTFHTLRLAMSVTGEYTAYFGGVSGALTQINATLSRVNGVFEKEFNVHLNAINAPNLIFTNAATDPYSISDLMCKWNYELMNTLHGGAYGVTDADFDIGHLFGASGGGGNAGCIGCIGSNDVSTLNDPSCGNSPQNYKGSGYTSPGVDHYASGTWVLNSTVQLPPSGDAFDIDFVAHEMGHQLGDNHTYSYNEGTGVCVEPGSGSTIMGYAGITSPNTDVQKHSDVYFHSVSIDQVQTNLVTVTADVETPITNNAPVVTPMGTTYTIPRSTAFVLTASATDPDGDVLSYNWEQVNSSSLGYGIGKASGTGDGAAAIGNTTSGASFRSWPATATPTRYFPKLETVLGGAVKNTTDFEAASTVARTTKFRVTVRDNKPGGQAQTAYAEQTIVVGSAAAFTVNTTSLNPNVNSTITWTVSGTAVAPYNAANVKIDYTEDSGATWNTLAASVPNNGSAGVFIPASLAGKTIHLRVSAIGNVFYAVKQATVSGTMAVSEAKSDVKSVKIYPNPVEDVLNVLNVSANSSYEIFNAPGQLVSNGNIGDGKINVSTLVKGVYFITINNDKEEKTTTKFVKK